The DNA segment ACAATGGCGAGTTATCTCAGACAGCTAGGTTGGTCTGTGTATACCATAAATCTCGTTCCTAATAATGGTGAAGTTGGTCTTGATATTTTGGCACAGCAGATAGCTAATTATGTTGTTAATACCTTTGCCCCAGAAAAACCAATCGATTTAGTAGGCTTCAGCATGGGAGGAATTGTCAGCCGTTACTATGTGCAACGGCTAGGTGGAATTAACCGTGTACAGAGGTTTGTGACTATTTCTTCACCTCATCATGGCACTGTGATTGCTTATGGTTCCCAACGTCACGGTTGCTTGCAAATGCGCCGCAATAGTGCATTTATCCAGAATTTAAATGCTGATGCTGTGATGTTAGGACAGCTAAATTTTACGTCGATTTGGACACCCTATGATTTGATGATAGTTCCGGCAAACAGTTCACAAATGCCTTTGGGAAAAGGAGTAGTAGTGCCAGTTGTACTGCACTCTTGGATGTTGAAAGATTCCAGGAGTTTGGCAGTTGTAGCATCTGCCTTGTCAGAACCACTTAAGCCCGATCACCAATTTCGGTGTACTGATAACTACCAAAAATCGCCTCTGGGTGGCGGTAATATTTAAATTCCATCAAGTTGTAAAAGGGATCTTCTAAAAAGAAGGTGCGATGTTCCAAGGGAGAATCAACAAAGCGATTTTTAGGTGATTCCCGAAAAACCAAATTTTGCTGACGTACCTTTTCTAGTAATTCCTCCCAGTCATATTCCTGAATAAAAATTAGTCCAAAGTGTCTGGGGTATATAGTCCGCTGGGGTGAAAGGGTTTCTTTGGTGACGTGCGCTACTAACTGATGAC comes from the Nodularia sp. NIES-3585 genome and includes:
- a CDS encoding triacylglycerol lipase, whose amino-acid sequence is MNTKNQERNSVLLVHGIGDTGAVFNTMASYLRQLGWSVYTINLVPNNGEVGLDILAQQIANYVVNTFAPEKPIDLVGFSMGGIVSRYYVQRLGGINRVQRFVTISSPHHGTVIAYGSQRHGCLQMRRNSAFIQNLNADAVMLGQLNFTSIWTPYDLMIVPANSSQMPLGKGVVVPVVLHSWMLKDSRSLAVVASALSEPLKPDHQFRCTDNYQKSPLGGGNI
- a CDS encoding VOC family protein; this translates as MNQTLFHLAFPVTDIAQTKAYYVDRLGCIPGRENPQALILNLYGHQLVAHVTKETLSPQRTIYPRHFGLIFIQEYDWEELLEKVRQQNLVFRESPKNRFVDSPLEHRTFFLEDPFYNLMEFKYYRHPEAIFGSYQYTEIGDRA